From Drosophila nasuta strain 15112-1781.00 chromosome X, ASM2355853v1, whole genome shotgun sequence, one genomic window encodes:
- the LOC132796713 gene encoding dynein intermediate chain 3, ciliary, producing the protein MYQNQVVLTRERRRFGRQCMFEDRNELMVSVHPSSRLRLKYIMGNPQTRGMQLSSIMASSEVETENATYDEHGMFHYEGGWPKEVNMNDEEQTLRHRKKVERDDAWGEEVKTLIRTTMNTARQNNAINIYNHFFDDIPYEVGRTICMPFKSRTINIIHDMWRPQRHMSVINWMPNNNKQIMTQYSNLYNLGEDDRKSRLVTEDPTNGSTNAFYVWDVKNPIKPLSYYDSMEVISCAKICPKEENNLAAGTYTGKVCIWDMLESGMTTGICPMEAAHRQRVSAITWVHSKLNTEFYSASLDGSIKFWDTRDLKMPSNEIFLETTPNMKQNRQDAHGCTVLEFEYTIPVRFIAGSAMGYVFVGNRKGLNPVEMLVGSYQICAGPIRTIHRNPFFVKNFLIVGDWIARIWCEEVKNRPSTMYVKKRNQLMCGAWSTGRASLFVTGDIEGVLDFWDLLLNQREPIYSVNFRSTVTAVVFQPGGQHLAVSLANGDTHIMNLDEAMKHTTSKEKALMAAMFEREITRSKLLEARVDEIKLRRRTQMLEEEEERQSKAAPVVQEYMPDLELDPDNPDQFIKMIESDEEFRVALSQFHETLEAVDRKRAAEKKVMERTHFEQYYLDNLAEQAKLEEARKKRAGSITSKEARELRAAKKKAAKVKGKK; encoded by the exons ATGTATCAGAATCAAGTGGTGTTGACGCGCGAGCGTCGTCGCTTTGGACGGCAATGCATGTTCGAGGATCGCAACGAGCTGATGGTCAGCGTGCATCCGAGCAGCCGCTTGCGTTTGAAGTACATCATGGGCAATCCGCAGACGCGGGGCATGCAGCTGAGCTCGATAATGGCCAGCAGCGAGGTGGAGACTGAGAATGCCACCTACGATGAGCATGGCATGTTTCACTACGAGGGCGGTTGGCCCAAGGAGGTGAACATGAACGATGAGGAGCAGACGTTGCGACATCGCAAGAAGGTCGAACGTGACGATGCCTGGGGCGAGGAGGTGAAGACATTGATACGCACCACCATGAATACGGCACGTCAGAACAATGCCATCAATATCTATAATCATTTCTTCGACGATATACCCTACGAAGTGGGACGCACCATTTGCATGCCATTCAAGTCGCGCACCATCAACATCATTCATGACATGTGGCGTCCACAGCGGCACATGTCCGTCATCAATTGGATgccgaacaacaacaagcagatCATGACACAGTATAGCAATCTATACAATTTGGGCGAGGATGATCGCAAGTCACGCTTGGTCACCGAGGATCCCACAAACGGTTCGACGAATGCCTTCTATGTGTGGGACGTAAAGAATCCGATTAAACCGTTGTCCTACTACGACAGCATGGAGGTGATTTCATGTGCCAAAATCTGTCCCAAGGAGGAGAACAATCTGGCGGCTGGCACGTATACGGGCAAAGTGTGCATCTGGGATATGCTAGAGAGCGGAATGACCACCGGCATTTGCCCCATGGAGGCGGCACATCGTCAACGGGTTTCGGCGATCACTTGGGTCCACTCGAAGCTGAACACAGAGTTCTATAGCGCATCGTTGGATGGATCGATCAAGTTCTGGGATACACGTGATCTCAAGATGCCATCGAATGAGATATTCCTGGAGACCACTCCGAATATGAAACAGAATCGTCAGGATGCTCACGGTTGTACGGTGCTGGAGTTTGAGTACACGATTCCGGTGCGTTTCATCGCTGGCAGCGCCATGGGATACGTGTTTGTGGGCAATCGCAAGGGCTTGAATCCCGTCGAGATGCTGGTGGGCAGCTATCAAATATGCGCTGGACCCATTCGCACCATACATCGCAATCCGTTCTTTGTGAAGAACTTCCTCATCGTGGGCGATTGGATTGCCCGCATCTGGTGCGAGGAGGTCAAGAATCGTCCCAGCACCATGTATGTGAAGAAGCGCAATCAATTGATGTGCGGCGCCTGGAGCACGGGACGCGCCTCGCTCTTTGTCACCGGCGATATTGAGGGCGTTCTTGACTTTTGGGATTTGCTCTTGAATCAACGCGAACCCATCTATAGCGTCAATTTCCGTTCGACGGTCACCGCCGTCGTATTTCAGCCGGGCGGACAGCATTTGGCCGTCTCGCTAGCAAACGGGGATACGCACATCATGAATCTCGATGAGGCCATGAAGCACACCACCAGCAAGGAGAAGGCTCTCATGGCAGCC ATGTTCGAGCGAGAGATTACGCGCAGCAAGCTGCTGGAGGCTCGTGTCGATGAGATCAAGCTGCGTCGTCGCACACAAATgttggaggaggaggaggagcgcCAATCGAAGGCAGCGCCTGTTGTTCAGGAATATATGCCCGATCTGGAGCTTGATCCCGACAATCCAGATCAGTTCATCAAGATGATCGAGTCCGATGAGGAGTTTCGTGTCGCCCTCTCCCAATTCCACGAGACTCTCGAGGCCGTCGATCGCAAACGAGCCGCCGAAAAGAAGGTGATGGAACGCACCCACTTCGAGCAGTACTATCTCGATAATCTCGCCGAGCAGGCAAAGCTCGAGGAGGCTCGCAAGAAGCGAGCCGGTTCCATCACCTCAAAGGAGGCCCGCGAATTGCGTGCTGCCAAAAAGAAGGCCGCCAAGGTCAAGGGCAAGAAGTAA
- the LOC132796574 gene encoding 17-beta-hydroxysteroid dehydrogenase 13 produces MSKTNQSGTAGSAGNNNDIYNIVLLIVDIVVLVAKFWIAIVEEVFKAFTTRPQSNVAGQFVLITGAGHGMGKEMALQYGALGAKVICWDVNEQTNSQTVKEVKQAGGTAFGYVCNVVKREDIVELAAKVRKEHGFISVVVNNAGIMPCHPLLEHTEQETRLMYDINVLAHFWIIQAFLPDMVERNEGSIVALSSCAGLFGLPNLVPYCGTKFAVRGYMAALAEELRLKNPQTNVKLTTIFPYMIDTGLCKNPRFRFPNLFKLIPPQEAAASIIEAQREGLEEAAIPRRFVAIEKIGRLIPRKAMRLVNDFLDTGVDSDKH; encoded by the exons atgtcGAAGACCAACCAAAG CGGCACTGCCGGAAgcgctggcaacaacaatgatatCTACAACATTGTGCTGCTCATCGTGGACATTGTGGTGCTTGTGGCCAAATTCTGGATTGCCATTGTCGAGGAAGTGTTCAAGGCCTTCACCACACGCCCACAGTCAAATGTGGCCGGACAATTTGTGCTGATCACAGGCGCCGGACATGGCATGGGCAAGGAGATGGCATTGCAATACGGTGCATTGGGCGCCAAGGTCATCTGCTGGGATGTCAACGAGCAGACAAACTCACAGACCGTCAAGGAGGTGAAACAAGCTGGTGGCACTGCCTTTGGCTACGTTTGCAATGTGGTCAAGCGCGAGGATATCGTTGAGCTGGCCGCCAAGGTGCGCAAGGAGCATGGCTTCATCAGTGTGGTTGTTAATAACGCTGGCATTATGCCCTGCCATCCACTTCTGGAGCACACCGAGCAGGAGACGCGTCTCATGTATGACATCAACGTGCTTGCTCACTTCTGG ATCATCCAAGCCTTCCTGCCCGATATGGTGGAGCGCAACGAGGGCAGCATTGTTGCTCTCTCCTCCTGCGCCGGTCTCTTTGGTCTGCCCAATCTGGTGCCTTACTGCGGCACCAAGTTTGCTGTGCGTGGCTACATGGCCGCTCTTGCTGAGGAGCTGCGTCTCAAGAATCCACAGACTAAC GTTAAGCTGACCACGATCTTCCCCTATATGATCGACACTGGTCTATGCAAGAATCCACGTTTCCGTTTCCCCAACCTGTTCAAGTTGATCCCACCCCAGGAGGCGGCTGCCTCCATCATTGAGGCACAGCGAGAGGGTCTGGAGGAGGCGGCGATTCCACGTCGCTTTGTTGCCATTGAAAAGATCGGACGCCTGATTCCCAGGAAGGCAATGCGTTTGGTCAACGATTTCCTCGACACGGGCGTCGATTCTGACAAGCATTAA